A single window of Pyrus communis chromosome 10, drPyrComm1.1, whole genome shotgun sequence DNA harbors:
- the LOC137746747 gene encoding uncharacterized protein: MGSTIAVHDHDPLSLAHSRFALPPGILPADSHIQPQTRPENLPALFQPLGPTVSDRGDQISGPIEEDLLARLSLSLHHWKPQSPAVSDRGDQIADPMVEDPRTSLSLSLDHWKPQGPAVSDKGDQMSSPMEEDHLTSLSLSLDHWKPQGPAVSDRGDQMSGPMEEDLLARLPLSLHHWKPQGPAVSDRGDLAHSRFSLPPGIFPAGRHIQPQTRPENLPVLFQPQGSAVSDRGDQISDPTDKDPLTCLSVS, translated from the coding sequence ATGGGTAGTACTATAGCAGTGCATGATCATGATCCTCTCAGCCTTGCGCATTCACGTTTTGCCTTGCCTCCTGGTATTCTTCCTGCAGACAGTCATATTCAGCCTCAAACTCGTCCTGAGAATCTCCCAGCACTCTTCCAGCCACTGGGTCCGACAGTCAGTGACAGAGGAGATCAGATATCCGGCCCAATAGAGGAAGATCTTCTTGCACGCCTTTCTTTGTCCCTTCATCATTGGAAGCCACAGAGTCCGGCAGTTAGTGACAGAGGAGATCAGATAGCCGACCCAATGGTCGAAGATCCTCGTACGAGCCTTTCTTTGTCTCTTGATCATTGGAAGCCACAGGGTCCGGCAGTCAGTGACAAAGGAGATCAGATGTCCAGCCCAATGGAGGAAGATCATCTTACGAGCCTTTCTTTGTCTCTTGATCATTGGAAGCCACAGGGTCCGGCAGTCAGTGACAGAGGAGATCAGATGTCCGGCCCAATGGAGGAAGATCTTCTTGCACGCCTTCCTTTGTCCCTTCATCATTGGAAGCCACAGGGTCCAGCAGTCAGTGACAGAGGAGATCTTGCGCATTCACGTTTTTCCTTGCCTCCTGGTATTTTTCCTGCAGGCCGTCATATTCAGCCTCAAACTCGTCCTGAGAATCTCCCAGTACTATTCCAGCCACAGGGTTCGGCAGTCAGTGACAGAGGTGATCAGATATCCGACCCAACGGACAAAGATCCTCTTACGTGCCTCTCTGTCTCTTGA